In Acidobacteriota bacterium, a single genomic region encodes these proteins:
- a CDS encoding type 4a pilus biogenesis protein PilO, which translates to MLDRLPFYGQVLVFVGFAVAIVGGVYYAQLGDMRGEIAKLEEELAVKNQEISEGLAIEQRLPEFEREIAQLEMKLGDVQQILPTGRETGTLLAWVKNLGDQSNLDLKSFDPGVLRPVEFYQEFPIEMQVIARYHDLGLFLDRVSKYSRIINVDNLRINASRGQPGKTIQASFTATTFVYDGQRPVEESE; encoded by the coding sequence ATGCTTGATCGATTGCCTTTCTACGGACAGGTACTCGTCTTCGTCGGCTTTGCCGTCGCGATTGTCGGAGGTGTGTACTACGCACAACTTGGCGATATGCGAGGCGAGATCGCGAAGCTCGAAGAGGAACTTGCCGTCAAGAACCAAGAAATCAGTGAGGGGCTGGCGATCGAACAGCGGCTCCCCGAGTTCGAACGGGAGATCGCGCAACTCGAGATGAAACTCGGTGATGTGCAGCAGATCCTGCCCACCGGTCGTGAGACCGGAACCCTGTTGGCGTGGGTCAAGAATCTCGGCGACCAGTCAAATCTGGATCTGAAGTCGTTCGATCCCGGTGTCTTGCGTCCCGTGGAGTTCTACCAGGAGTTCCCGATCGAGATGCAGGTCATCGCCCGCTACCACGATCTGGGTCTGTTCCTGGATCGCGTCAGCAAGTACTCGCGAATCATCAACGTCGATAATCTGAGAATCAACGCATCTCGTGGCCAGCCCGGCAAGACGATCCAGGCATCGTTTACGGCCACGACTTTCGTGTACGACGGACAGCGTCCCGTGGAGGAATCGGAATGA